From the Theileria equi strain WA chromosome 4 map unlocalized gcontig_1105316255041, whole genome shotgun sequence genome, one window contains:
- a CDS encoding hypothetical protein (encoded by transcript BEWA_046380A), with amino-acid sequence MANTCRSYSWNYVNVEINQTKSSYKDACGNEIKVYNLDGDKFPGYRLYVHKIPQGQFWLGGIYHRDKQQTGFGYIHKYHTDVKTYYVDYDYGYLVPLLLGLKRFDHDYYERENYITGSGNWKKCNIIDDNTRVKNKLNDLSKNLKEFIVVKTDASGKTYYANGKTSSAPKVNGEISITVSSSVYDGAYKLYKHVRKDNDTIRVLSAMHSDVNVPFDYPVYGTKCSEVLVYYWEGDSSHTNPLLLELKQTLNTSQSYYRLSSGGTDKKWTPAGVINAGNLKDNLDKLNCEKNKAHVMDISKAESTTYNCSGCGNTRITVVDSKITAEDYIKTTHKIENGDMIGKLASNGYGQDGINYTKDRNTVTVFRYPLSGEPILLYYSGTWYKKAIKTNQWKEITNQKVPADDNSTFDIKKILLDVYAPWVTINLDKTQYKEKYYEEDLEITVEEGDDQNEYRKLTHVRRGGVFRVKAIVHHGSPLIGIESNEPLGSVSAYYYLLDGKKEGPLAIELSLKTSSGYKYDYYIEDPHSGEWIPFSWDGKREGAQMGYYEITKQLKDAKEIHITRKKGSGPPPGAIAAALTLAVGVVCVAVYYRYSLRNMGSLIITKAVHTINRIH; translated from the coding sequence ATGGCAAACACGTGTAGATCCTACAGTTGGAACTATGTAAATGTAGAGATTAATCAGACAAAGTCCAGCTATAAGGATGCATGTGGTAACGAAATAAAGGTATATAACTTAGATGGTGACAAATTCCCGGGATATAGACTATACGTTcataaaattcctcaaGGACAATTCTGGCTCGGTGGAATATATCACAGGGATAAACAGCAGACTGGATTCGGCTACATACATAAATATCATACGGACGTTAAAACTTACTATGTGGATTATGACTACGGATACCTTGTCCCGCTGCTTCTCGGACTCAAGAGATTTGATCACGACTATTATGAACGAGAAAACTATATCACAGGTTCCGGAAACTGGAAGAAGTGCAATATTATAGATGACAATACTCGCGTCAAAAACAAGTTGAATGATTTAAGTAAGAACTTAAAAGAGTTTATTGTAGTCAAAACGGATGCCTCTGGAAAGACCTACTATGCCAATGGTAAGACTAGTTCAGCTCCAAAAGTCAATGGAGAGATAAGCATAACTGTCTCATCATCTGTATACGATGGAGCATATAAGCTTTATAAACATGTTAGAAAGGACAATGACACAATTAGAGTTCTCTCAGCCATGCATTCAGATGTTAATGTCCCGTTTGATTATCCAGTATATGGAACTAAGTGCAGTGAGGTTTTggtatattactgggagGGCGACAGTAGTCATACTAATCCCCTTTTACTGGAGCTTAAGCAAACGCTAAATACTTCACAATCCTACTATAGACTTTCTTCTGGAGGAACAGATAAAAAATGGACACCTGCTGGTGTAATAAATGCTGGTAATCTTAAGGATAACTTAGATAAGCTAAACTGTGAAAAGAATAAGGCGCATGTTATGGATATTTCAAAGGCTGAATCTACTACTTACAATTGTTCTGGCTGTGGGAATACCCGTATCACTGTTGTAGATTCTAAAATTACAGCTGAAGACTACATAAAAACTACTCACAAGATAGAGAATGGCGATATGATTGGCAAGTTGGCATCTAATGGCTATGGACAGGATGGAATAAATTATACAAAGGATAGAAATACCGTGACAGTGTTTAGATATCCTTTATCCGGAGAACCTATCCTACTTTACTACTCCGGTACTTGGTACAAGAAGGCTATAAAAACCAACCAGTGGAAGGAAATTACGAACCAAAAAGTCCCAGCCGATGATAATTCAACATTTGATATCAAGAAGATCCTTCTAGACGTATATGCACCCTGGGTTACAAtaaatttggataaaaCACAATATAAGGAAAAGTATtatgaagaagatttaGAGATTACAGTCGAAGAAGGAGATGACCAGAACGAGTATAGAAAACTTACACATGTTAGAAGGGGAGGAGTTTTTAGGGTAAAAGCCATTGTTCACCATGGAAGCCCCTTGATTGGTATAGAATCGAATGAGCCTCTGGGAAGCGTATCCGCATACTATTATCTCCTAGATGGTAAAAAGGAAGGCCCACTTGCCATAGAGCTCAGCTTGAAAACAAGTAGCGGATACAAATATGACTACTACATCGAGGACCCGCATAGTGGAGAATGGATCCCTTTCTCCTGGGACGGAAAAAGAGAAGGTGCTCAAATGGGATACTACGAAATTACAAAGCAATTAAAAGATGCCAAAGAAATACACATCACGAGAAAGAAAGGGAGTGGACCACCTCCCGGAGCCATAGCAGCCGCTCTAACCCTTGCAGTAGGAGTTGTATGCGTTGCCGTATACTACAGATATTCATTGCGAAATATGGGCTCCTTGATTATAACCAAAGCCGTACATACCATAAACAGAATCCATTAG
- a CDS encoding signal peptide containing protein (encoded by transcript BEWA_046340A) codes for MSIFARLIGAKTLFFLLILYTSTLLAIDVTFDISTKGDFYNIIEHLEYNKDVVERTYIPHSDCKIKRIIDGNEILWDAEPGTECGNLTVFALGSERKMLSIRVMTASGSEFIWMERFRSHWRFMADEEFGKCWYQLHHGRELKLEDPHSHTFKAEECKSIYGKGLRIMPILDYKIRSVTCLGEELWSSDELDCEFVIVYGDFTDPRWVSITINFGGIYHTVYFQRTAIEWKTRSFEEFSEEIKRARIYSDDPGEGCSYVTHFYRHSAPRRSAVRTGTNTAEANAGHWNFINYTEEEIKDLYYECASGQRE; via the coding sequence ATGTCCATATTTGCCCGTTTAATTGGCGCCAAGactctcttcttccttctcatCCTCTACACCTCCACTCTACTTGCAATCGACGTTACCTTTGACATATCCACAAAAGGGGACTTTTACAACATCATAGAGCACCTGGAATACAACAAGGATGTTGTGGAGCGTACTTATATTCCGCATTCAGACTGCAAGATCAAGAGAATCATCGACGGTAACGAGATCCTCTGGGACGCCGAACCTGGGACTGAGTGCGGGAATCTGACGGTCTTTGCTCTGGGTAGTGAAAGGAAAATGCTCTCCATCAGAGTAATGACTGCGAGCGGTTCCGAATTCATCTGGATGGAGAGGTTTAGGAGCCACTGGAGGTTCATGGCTGATGAAGAGTTTGGCAAGTGTTGGTACCAACTGCATCACGGAAGAGAGCTGAAGTTGGAGGACCCGCATAGTCACACCTTCAAGGCCGAGGAATGCAAGTCCATCTACGGAAAGGGGCTGAGGATTATGCCGATTTTGGACTACAAGATCAGGTCGGTGACTTGTCTCGGGGAGGAGCTCTGGAGCTCAGACGAACTAGACTGCGAGTTTGTCATTGTCTACGGAGACTTTACAGACCCAAGGTGGGTGAGCATAACCATAAACTTTGGTGGAATCTACCATACCGTGTACTTTCAGAGAACAGCGATAGAGTGGAAGACGCGCTCATTTGAGGAGTTTTCAGAGGAGATTAAAAGGGCAAGAATTTATAGTGACGATCCAGGAGAAGGCTGTTCATACGTGACGCACTTTTACAGGCATTCAGCCCCTAGAAGGAGTGCAGTTAGGACGGGGACGAATACGGCGGAAGCCAATGCTGGCCATtggaattttataaattacaCCGAGGAAGAGATTAAGGATTTGTATTATGAATGCGCTAGCGGCCAAAGAGAGTAG
- a CDS encoding signal peptide containing protein (encoded by transcript BEWA_046370A), with protein sequence MNVLGVLYLVLLIRSSIAPPVCSGGRLSNPSRRNVPTTVPSGLVLDLEKPDDKLCQSFDYNTDGIPTRLIMPKDDNVITSIKEGSLDIWKASGDNVACAFVTLRLSDGKPVIAQLTKNGNGNPMVTFLKKDDKWDPVNDYSTEVIKLRKTPKSLEDFTLDISAFKDTDQCTVFQVDLLGITTRHFYPKPGHVAIQVKDGNKELWKCGNSDHCVSCIIHKHGSVELLEVGIVENCSKRWRYFEKNGQEWREIEKTEFDEKEQAIIGGKFVSALLDKVDASLFDLEESLEDGIKVLKLTAKEGTSTNELLYDGKTVWEGKKKSCPSAILYMDGEKPTLAVLVTKDKNGKDGKVYQYHDGNKWRDTKEDDHKEKLAELKEKCKPGKTLDISKRDSSVGSYYITYPGYGKIAHNFDLKSATVTKVVDGEHVIWTAKENGHKCIDAKNIVTGGKESLRLEIKADKNEDLWFRKRDGKWTIIPQSNSRA encoded by the coding sequence ATGAACGTTTTAGGGGTTTTATATCTGGTTCTATTGATTAGGTCATCCATTGCCCCTCCAGTATGTTCAGGAGGAAGGTTGTCTAATCCATCAAGGAGAAATGTTCCAACTACGGTACCTTCCGGGTTGGTTCTTGACCTTGAAAAGCCAGACGATAAGCTTTGCCAGTCCTTTGACTATAACACAGATGGAATTCCTACGAGACTCATTATgccaaaggatgataatgTAATAACATCAATCAAGGAAGGTTCTTTAGACATATGGAAggcttctggagataatgtCGCATGCGCATTTGTAACTCTTCGTCTGAGTGACGGTAAACCGGTAATTGCACAGCTAACCAAGAATGGCAATGGAAATCCGATGGTTACATTTCTAAAGAAAGATGACAAATGGGATCCGGTAAATGATTATTCGACAGAAGTCATTAAACTCAGGAAAACTCCAAAGTCTCTAGAGGACTTTACCCTTGACATCTCTGCTTTTAAAGACACTGATCAGTGTACTGTTTTCCAAGTAGACCTTCTGGGTATTACCACTAGACACTTTTACCCTAAACCTGGACATGTAGCTATCcaagtaaaggatggaaataaGGAACTGTGGAAGTGTGGAAACAGTGACCATTGCGTTTCTTGTATCATTCATAAACATGGGAGTGTAGAACTACTGGAGGTGGGTATAGTGGAGAACTGTTCAAAGAGATGGAggtactttgaaaagaatggtCAGGAGTGGAGAGAGATCGAAAAGACAGAATTTGATGAGAAGGAGCAAGCTATTATAGGGGGAAAGTTTGTAAGCGCTCTCCTAGACAAGGTAGATGCATCCTTATTTGATCTTGAAGAGTCCCTTGaagatggtataaaagTTCTCAAACTCACAGCTAAGGAGGGTACCTCTACTAACGAACTTTTATACGATGGCAAGACAGTTTGGGAGGGTAAGAAGAAATCCTGCCCATCGGCTatcttgtatatggatggagagaagccCACTCTTGCAGTACTTGTTACCAAGGATAAGAATGGtaaggatggaaaagtCTATCAGTACCATGATGGTAACAAGTGGAGGGATACTAAAGAAGATGACCATAAGGAGAAGCTGGCTGAGCTAAAGGAGAAGTGTAAGCCTGGAAAAACCctagacatttcaaagagGGATAGTTCAGTAGGTAGCTATTACATCACTTATCCTGGTTATGGAAAGATTGCACACAATTTTGATCTCAAAAGTGCCACAGTAACTAAAGTAGTCGATGGAGAACATGTAATATGGACAGCTAAAGAAAATGGTCATAAGTGTATAGATGCAAAAAATATCGTTACAGGCGGTAAAGAATCATTGAGATTAGAAATTAAAGCGGATAAGAATGAGGACTTATGGTTTAGGAAGagagatggtaaatggacCATCATCCCCCAATCCAACTCCAGAGCCTAA
- a CDS encoding signal peptide containing protein (encoded by transcript BEWA_046320A), translating into MDFSWVFLFLASVHICGHVGCIETRGGTEGRYAGPEAIKLDVAKKPSVRYFDSKDVTVDGLNFKGYEPKLNVNVTAVLHSSSTLLNIEAPRRLKNVQISDQEGVNLLVITTSGYGCESLFFEFRDLTYANITKGAFESRIEELKLPEGAQTTEESQSITAFDLENTSMNSLRIIKDSFSGISSVSYNLKTPVRTVRSNGTVIWFGSDGTCSLVETFSDGKETLLKILVKTVLLAGQKPDETYAMYFITTGDNKWRRMYEQEFDERLENMKVEGVEGSNGSIELEDTFSVLQLTHVVE; encoded by the coding sequence ATGGATTTTTCGTGGgttttcctcttccttgCTTctgtacacatttgtggTCACGTTGGTTGTATAGAGACCAGAGGAGGCACAGAAGGAAGATACGCAGGACCAGAAGCCATTAAATTAGACGTTGCAAAGAAGCCCAGtgttagatattttgatTCTAAAGATGTGACTGTTGATGGACTGAACTTTAAAGGGTATGAGCCAAAGCTTAACGTCAATGTGACTGCAgttcttcattcttcctccaccCTGCTGAACATAGAAGCTCCACGCCGACTTAAGAACGTCCAAATTTCTGACCAAGAGGGTGTAAACCTGCTGGTGATAACGACAAGTGGCTACGGATGTGAGAGTCTCTTCTTTGAGTTCCGGGATTTGACCTATGCCAACATTACAAAGGGAGCATTTGAGAGCAGAATAGAGGAGTTGAAGCTACCAGAAGGTGCTCAAACTACCGAGGAATCCCAGAGCATTACTGCATTTGACCTTGAAAATACAAGCATGAACAGTTTACGTATCATTAAAGATAGTTTCAGTGGCATAAGTAGTGTTTCATACAACCTCAAAACTCCAGTCAGGACTGTTCGTTCTAATGGTACTGTCATTTGGTTTGGAAGTGATGGTACATGCTCACTTGTGGAGACATTTTCAGATGGCAAGGAGACTCTGCTCAAGATACTTGTGAAGACGGTGTTACTCGCTGGTCAGAAACCTGATGAAACTTACGCAATGTACTTTATAACTACGGGCGATAATAAATGGAGGAGAATGTACGAACAGGAGTTTGATGAGAGAttggaaaatatgaagGTAGAGGGCGTGGAAGGCTCCAATGGTTCCATAGAGTTGGAGGATACATTCTCAGTTCTTCAGCTCACTCATGTAGTTGAATGA
- a CDS encoding hypothetical protein (encoded by transcript BEWA_046330A), with amino-acid sequence MSGGIRLDIDPKSWSKIPEEITCEDDNFPGTYDSYKYYSEPGKGKPFILSALLHKESVLKGIIPYPVPVKVISTYFNGDKTNILFIHIALSSGTNWYCANPDTKTDLENNILTRFISESKVLCTNDIENILQNVETHNGFSIAQLNATDGSFSKKLLGDSDIIFDLTEKPSTSGGNGKYDSEYSGTSITVTPGSLIGGTFKKIQHNPTYSPFCVKDIQLSGGQYMKVKGGLPNDLITGFYVYYKDSDYTTPLLVELNISLDVISGSYVTSRYLLSKNTEKSGKGKGWDIRKIGSYIEEGELKKVIQSISDGSKLNLTLIEGEDLKSKLGDINKGITIDITRTFEQTGGIHTKYYDSDGVRIPYKTLKSNAYYVVQQPYFPSFILKGIKTESGSDITGKNLHPPGTEIWQLNIYFKEAYKDPVLIEVICKYEQSDGCPKYVYYYCKDGNNTWNGYLLSTQFKKGGAGEDFADTENLIRHVKQNADKVVFEKLEGNLKGRLTKYPPDPLWVETQEGKSTEERRQGDDQNENSNRSSTLETHTNSSSGLGPEAIAGISSGVLGGGGLVGVTIWKWPTIMSSLITRL; translated from the coding sequence atgtCTGGTGGAATACGACTGGACATAGATCCAAAAAGTTGGAGCAAAATTCCAGAGGAGATAACATGCGAAGATGATAATTTTCCTGGTACATATGATTCCTACAAGTATTATTCTGAGCCAGGAAAGGGCAAGCCTTTCATTTTATCGGCTCTTCTTCACAAGGAAAGTGTGCTTAAGGGAATCATACCATATCCTGTTCCTGTAAAAGTTATTTCCACATATTTTAACGGTGACAAGACCAATATATTGTTTATACATATTGCTCTTTCCAGTGGAACTAATTGGTACTGCGCGAATCCTGATACAAAAACGGATCTAGAGAACAATATACTTACGAGGTTTATATCGGAGAGTAAGGTACTCTGCACCAATGATATAGAGaatatactccaaaacGTAGAGACACACAATGGATTTAGCATTGCTCAGCTAAATGCTACTGATGGTAGCTTTTCCAAGAAACTGCTCGGAGATAGTGACATCATTTTTGACCTTACTGAAAAGCCTAGTACAAGTGGTGGAAATGGTAAATACGATTCTGAATATTCTGGGACAAGTATCACTGTAACACCCGGTAGTTTAATAGGAGGTACATTTAAAAAGATTCAACACAATCCAACTTATAGTCCATTTTGTGTTAAGGATATCCAGCTTAGTGGTGGTCAGTATATGAAAGTTAAGGGAGGACTTCCGAATGATCTCATCACAGGTTTTTATGTCTACTACAAAGATAGTGATTATACTACTCCTTTACTTGTGGAATTGAACATTAGTCTAGACGTTATAAGTGGTAGTTATGTTACTAGCAGGTACCTCTTATCTAAGAATACCGAAAAGAGCGGTAAAGGCAAAGGATGGGATATCCGCAAGATTGGTTCATACATAGAGGAAGGTGAACTTAAGAAGGTAATACAGAGCATTTCTGATGGAAGTAAGCTAAATCTTACTTTGATAGAAGGTGAAGACCTAAAGAGTAAGCTTGGTGATATAAACAAGGGAATTACTATTGATATAACGAGGACATTTGAACAGACAGGTGGGATTCATACGAAATATTATGACTCAGATGGAGTACGCATTCCATATAAAACACTGAAATCTAACGCTTATTATGTTGTTCAACAGCCTTACTTTCCCTCGTTCATATTAAAAGGCATTAAGACAGAATCAGGTAGTGATATAACTGGGAaaaatcttcatcctcctGGCACAGAGATATGGCAGCTGAATATCTATTTTAAGGAGGCCTACAAAGATCCAGTTCTCATTGAGGTTATATGTAAATATGAGCAATCAGATGGTTGCCCCAAGTATGTCTATTACTATTGCAAAGATGGTAACAATACTTGGAACGGATATCTCTTAAGTACGCAATTTAAGAAGGGAGGGGCAGGAGAAGATTTTGCAGACACAGAAAATCTTATTAGACATGTCAAACAGAATGCTGATAAGGTAGTTTTCGAAAAACTTGAGGGAAATCTAAAAGGCAGACTTACCAAATATCCACCGGACCCTCTGTGGGTGGAAACTCAAGAAGGTAAAAGTACAGAAGAACGGAGACAAGGGGACGACCAGAATGAAAATAGTAATAGATCTAGTACCCTTGAAACTCACACTAATTCCTCTTCTGGACTTGGTCCAGAAGCTATAGCGGGAATATCTAGTGGAGTGCTAGGAGGTGGAGGTCTCGTCGGTGTTACTATATGGAAGTGGCCTACTATAATGTCATCTCTAATCACTCGCTTGTAA
- a CDS encoding hypothetical protein (encoded by transcript BEWA_046390A): MRILAVCLVKLCSAGCFDKLCFWRSTGITLDLSNIDETKIDVCTWYSGAFEQKIYLPKDGGNLRSILDGGTSVWTAGTGEVSGFVQSYAKDNVELLFVGIKSGGNNTTYYAKNVNRSPPWYPLSGTSVWTAGTGEVSGFVQSYAKDNVELLFVGIKSGEKVTDKFFEKNGGAWKELQQDEFNGKLATLMGETLDLSKPDMSKVKISEKADKGVEKKEYHLKGRFRITYVIDGKLSIWTVPKNEEFVFAEVSSKGDSSLLLLSLTNCDKYFEKSTYGWRDIDEEEYKSRLNEMKAKPDLKSKVDGSLFNVDETKEDCIKVLKLTAKVDKAAELKYDGKDVWTSQNAGDSCLVATLYFGQDNYPVVATFRFKDEYGNKWAGYRKFADGKWIPVNKKTFDELLASSRS; encoded by the coding sequence ATGAGAATCTTGGCGGTATGTTTGGTAAAACTCTGCAGTGCAGGATGCTTTGACAAGTTATGCTTTTGGAGAAGTACTGGCATTACCCTAGATCTTTCTAATATAGATGAGACAAAGATAGATGTTTGTACATGGTACAGTGGTGCTTTTGAGCAAAAGATCTACCTTCCAAAGGATGGCGGTAATCTAAGATCCATCTTGGATGGTGGAACTTCTGTTTGGACCGCTGGAACTGGAGAAGTTTCTGGGTTTGTACAATCTTATGCCAAGGATAATGTAGAACTTCTTTTCGTAGGAATAAAGAGTGGTGGTAATAATACTACTTACTATGCCAAGAATGTTAATCGTAGTCCTCCTTGGTATCCACTTTCTGGAACTTCTGTTTGGACCGCTGGAACTGGAGAAGTTTCTGGGTTTGTACAATCTTATGCCAAGGATAATGTAGAACTTCTTTTCGTAGGAATAAAGAGTGGTGAGAAAGTTACTGACAAGttctttgagaagaatggTGGAGCATGGAAGGAGCTCCAACAGGATGAGTTTAATGGGAAGCTTGCGACACTTATGGGAGAAACCTTAGATCTCTCCAAACCAGACATGTCAAAGGTAAAGATATCTGAAAAGGCAGATAAGGGAGTTGAGAAGAAGGAATATCACCTTAAAGGAAGATTCAGAATAACTTATGTCATTGACGGCAAACTGTCGATCTGGACCGTCCCCAAaaatgaagagtttgtatTCGCAGAAGTGTCGTCCAAGGGAGACTCTTCTCTACTTTTACTCTCTCTTACGAATTGTGataagtactttgagaagagTACTTACGGATGGAGAGACAttgatgaggaagagtataAGAGTAGGCTAAATGAGATGAAGGCTAAGCCTGATCTAAAATCCAAGGTGGACGGGTCactctttaatgtagaTGAAACAAAGGAGGATTGTATTAAGGTTCTAAAACTCACAGCTAAAGTCGATAAAGCTGCTGAGCTCAAGTATGATGGTAAGGACGTCTGGACATCTCAAAATGCTGGTGACTCATGCTTGGTAGCCACTTTATACTTCGGACAAGACAACTACCCCGTTGTAGCCACGTTTAGATTCAAGGACGAGTACGGCAACAAGTGGGCAGGTTACCGTAAATTTGCGGATGGCAAGTGGATTCCGGTCAACAAGAAGACCTTTGACGAACTACTCGCAAGCTCAAGATCATGA
- a CDS encoding signal peptide containing protein (encoded by transcript BEWA_046360A): MKIPVLFSFILVSVSGSLLSFGGCGSKSKTNEGEASVAAKNDKAEGRANTEVNNEVVEAAASTVSGDTTDTSAIDISRPETFTAYGTGLGTDGVELKTLHPGTGIRATRVLDNGVKVWEGSGKEKCQTVEFYSKGGSKLLRLLIVVESSYNTGHVYYEHVNEKWKNIKKGVDFDNKLEELKKSENNLSITPGQESLEQEESLEVIPTAPDFKSKLDSTLLIVREYTVDGLFYLTCTPNSNTKVEKLKYDGTEIWSGSATIKKSSNLVDAMIYFDDNAPALIVIHTIKGDERSTVYRYHDGKQWKDTKEDDHNSRLTALKKKYNLRVF, encoded by the coding sequence ATGAAGATTCCAGTTTTGttctcattcattctcGTTTCTGTATCAGGTAGTTTACTTTCATTTGGGGGTTGTGGTTCTAAAAGCAAGACTAATGAGGGCGAAGCGAGTGTAGCAGCTAAGAATGATAAAGCTGAAGGTAGAGCAAATACGGAGGTTAATAATGAAGTGGTAGAGGCAGCCGCCTCTACTGTAAGTGGAGATACTACAGACACATCCGCAATTGACATTTCAAGACCTGAAACGTTCACTGCTTATGGAACTGGTTTGGGAACAGATGGTGTGGAATTAAAAACTCTCCATCCAGGAACTGGCATCCGTGCAACTCGTGTTTTAGACAATGGAGTAAAGGTCTGGGAAGGTTCTGGAAAAGAGAAATGCCAAACAGTGGAGTTTTATTCTAAAGGAGGCTCCAAGTTGTTAAGGCTTTTAATTGTGGTAGAAAGTTCTTATAACACTGGTCATGTCTATTATGAGCATGTTAATGAGAAGTGGAAGAACATCAAAAAGGGAGTTGACTTTGATAATAAACTTGAAGAGTTGAAAAAATCAGAGAACAATTTGTCCATTACTCCTGGGCAGGAATCTCTAGAGCAAGAAGAATCTTTAGAAGTCATTCCTACTGCTCCTGATTTCAAATCCAAACTTGACTCTACCCTGCTTATTGTAAGAGAGTACACTGTTGATGGTCTATTCTATTTGACCTGTACACCAAATTCTAATACCAAGGTTGAAAAACTAAAGTATGATGGAACGGAGATATGGTCTGGTAGTGCGACAATTAAGAAGTCTTCAAACTTAGTGGATGCTATGATATACTTTGATGATAATGCTCCAGCATTAATTGTAATCCATACCATTAAAGGAGACGAAAGGTCTACGGTttatagataccatgatggtaagCAGTGGAAGGATactaaagaagatgatcATAATAGTAGGCTGACCGCTCTAAAGAAGAAGTATAACCTGAGGGTATTTTAG
- a CDS encoding hypothetical protein (encoded by transcript BEWA_046350A), with protein sequence MAPPTGPKRLVSIDLSGPLPGNIMMIPSRNEEIGGYNYTIQHSRRHTHIIGHISDRGQFLVPGDPTAVSRYLYVLTTSDGSKVVRVMTRTRVSNVFYLRRIQEFIKKVDDAMYHVLVREPIVMNVLEQTEDQNIEIELIPDNPIEEGDLDPSRPIPTYYRIKPAMKFYRTIGVVKYGRHTVDDKIEGLIERRVIWGGAIGNPKITVTSNYTNGTEVVEKYEFLKNEQMFHAFSYKKRYSSLCG encoded by the exons ATGGCTCCACCAACTGGCCCTAAGAGGCTCGTCAGCATTGATCTTTCAGGGCCACTGCCAGGCAACATTATGATGATTCCGTCAAGGAATGAGGAAATTGGCGGTTACAATTATACCATTCAGCACAGTCGAAGACATACGCACATTATCGGTCACATTAGCGATCGAG GGCAATTCCTGGTACCGGGTGATCCTACGGCAGTGAGTAGGTACCTTTACGTCCTTACCACGAGCGACGGCTCAAAAGTCGTAAGAGTAATGACCAGGACGAGGGTAAGCAACGTCTTTTACCTGAGGAGGATCCAAGAGTTTATCAAGAAGGTCGACGATGCCATGTACCACGTTCTCGTCAGGGAGCCCATAGTGATGAACGTTTTGGAGCAGACTGAGGACCAAAACATCGAGATTGAGCTCATTCCCGATAATCCAATCGAGGAGGGAGATCTCGACCCCTCAAGACCAATTCCCACCTACTACAGAATAAAGCCTGCTATGAAGTTTTACAGGACCATTGGCGTAGTCAAATACGGCAGACACACTGTGGACGACAAGATTGAGGGACTGATTGAACGAAGGGTCATATGGGGAGGAGCAATCGGTAATCCCAAAATTACAGTCACTTCGAACTACACCAACGGAACCGAGGTCGTGGAAAAGTACGAGTTCTTGAAGAACGAACAGATGTTTCACGCATTTTCGTACAAGAAGCGATATTCCTCACTCTGTGGGTAG